GAACCACCAGCTCCCGCGCCATTCTTTTCAGCCGCGAGGGCGACATCAAGCAGATTTCCCAGAAGGAATTCACCCAGATCTACCCCCAGCCGGGCTGGGTTGAGCACAACGCCAACGAGATATTCGACACCCAGGCCTGGGTCATGCGCGAATGCCTGTTGCACGCCAAGGTGGACGCCTCCGACGTGGTGGCCGTGGGCATCACCAACCAGCGCGAGACCACCGTGGTCTGGGACAAGGCCACCGGCGCGCCCATCCACAACGCCATCGTCTGGCAGGACCGCCGCACCGCCGGGTTCTGCGACGAGCTGAAAAGCCGGGGCCTGGCCGAGACCTTCCGCAAGAAGACCGGCCTGGTGCTGGACGCCTACTTCTCGGGCACCAAGGTCCGCTGGATCCTGGAAAACGTGCCCGGAGCCAGGACTAAGGCCGAGAACGGCGACCTGCTCTTCGGCACCATCGACACCTGGCTCATCTGGAATCTCACCAAAGGCGCGGTCCACGCCACCGACGAATCCAACGCCAGCCGCACCCTGATGTTCAACATCAACACCGGGGCCTGGGACGACGAGCTGTTGAAGATCCTCGAAGTGCCCAAGGCCATGCTGCCCAAGGTGACCAAGTCCTCCGAGGTGGTGGGCGAGATGCACCCCGAGTTCCTGGGCAGCCCCCTGCCCATCGCGGGCAACGCCGGCGACCAGCAGGCCGCCACCTACGGCAACGCCTGCCTCAAGGCGGGCATGGCCAAGAACACCTACGGCACCGGCTGCTTCATGCTCATGAACACCGGCAAGGAAGTGCGCGAGAGCAAGAACAACCTGCTCACCACCATGGCCTGGGCCACCCCGTCCGGACGCTTCTTCGCCCTGGAGGGCAGCGTGTTCATCGCCGGAGCCGTGGTGCAGTGGCTGCGCGACGGCTTAGGCATCATCAAGCACGCCCCCGAAGTGGAGCAGCTGGCCCTCTCCGTGCCCGACAACGGCGGCGTGTACCTAGTGCCCGCCTTCGCCGGCCTGGGCGCGCCCCACTGGGACCAGTACGCCCGCGGCACCATGGTCGGCATCACCCGCGGCGCCACCAAGGCCCACATCGCCCGCGCCGCCCTGGAGTCCATCGCCCTGCAGACCCTGGACATCATGGACTGCATGCAGAAGGACTCCGGCATCAAGCTGGCCACCCTGCGGGCCGACGGCGGCGCCACCCGCAACAACCTGCTCATGCAGTTCCAGGCCGACGTGCTGGGCGTGCCGGTGGAGCGGCCCATGGTCACCGAGACCACGGCCCTGGGCGCTGCCTACCTGGCGGGCTTAGCCGTGGGCTTCTGGAAGAGCGAGGAGGAGATCGCGGCCATGTGGCAGCTGGACCGCCGCTTCGAGCCCAACATGGACCAGGGCAAGCGCGAGAAGCTGCTGCACGAATGGCAGCGCGCCGTGG
The DNA window shown above is from Fundidesulfovibrio terrae and carries:
- the glpK gene encoding glycerol kinase GlpK, with product MSKYVLSLDQGTTSSRAILFSREGDIKQISQKEFTQIYPQPGWVEHNANEIFDTQAWVMRECLLHAKVDASDVVAVGITNQRETTVVWDKATGAPIHNAIVWQDRRTAGFCDELKSRGLAETFRKKTGLVLDAYFSGTKVRWILENVPGARTKAENGDLLFGTIDTWLIWNLTKGAVHATDESNASRTLMFNINTGAWDDELLKILEVPKAMLPKVTKSSEVVGEMHPEFLGSPLPIAGNAGDQQAATYGNACLKAGMAKNTYGTGCFMLMNTGKEVRESKNNLLTTMAWATPSGRFFALEGSVFIAGAVVQWLRDGLGIIKHAPEVEQLALSVPDNGGVYLVPAFAGLGAPHWDQYARGTMVGITRGATKAHIARAALESIALQTLDIMDCMQKDSGIKLATLRADGGATRNNLLMQFQADVLGVPVERPMVTETTALGAAYLAGLAVGFWKSEEEIAAMWQLDRRFEPNMDQGKREKLLHEWQRAVERSKAWAQD